In a single window of the Anguilla rostrata isolate EN2019 chromosome 6, ASM1855537v3, whole genome shotgun sequence genome:
- the sf3b6 gene encoding splicing factor 3B subunit 6 → MAMQAAKRANIRLPPEVNRILYIRNLPYKITAEEMYDIFGKYGPIRQIRVGNTPESRGTAYVVYEDIFDAKNACDHLSGFNVCNRYLVVLYYNANRAFQKMDTKKKEEQLKLLKEKYGINTDPPK, encoded by the exons ATGGCTATGCAAGCTGCGAAACGTGCCAAT ATTCGATTACCTCCAGAAGTCAACAGAATACTCTACATTCGAAATCTACCGTATAAAATCACAGCGGAAGAAATGTACGACATATTTGGAAAGTATGGACCAATAAGGCAAATCCGAGT TGGGAACACGCCAGAGAGCAGAGGAACAGCATATGTGGTCTACGAAGACATATTTGACGCAAAGAACGCCTGCGATCACTTGTCTGGCTTCAATGTCTGCAACCGGTATCTCGTGGTCTTGTACTACAATGCTAACAGG GCTTTCCAAAAAATGGACACCAAGAAAAAGGAGGAACAGTTGAAACTCCTCAAGGAAAAATATGGCATCAACACCGACCCACCAAAAT